A genomic stretch from Puntigrus tetrazona isolate hp1 chromosome 6, ASM1883169v1, whole genome shotgun sequence includes:
- the shroom2a gene encoding protein Shroom2 isoform X7, translating to MDTINQYPTDSGFTEGDHRILYSSERAGSFDEHHGNGEGWKVVDVTLSGGAPWGFTLRGGLEHREPLLITKVEEGSKAAIARLQVGDELINVNNISLSGYRQEAICLIKGSHKTLSLVVKRRNEPMSRPHSWHATKFNESHSDAKIQSTPSPVWQTRYDASSFSSELSTGWEQTNLRRASDQFSSLGSMDSLEHSSHPYPPGRLSPSKSNNNSIEHLGGGKRDSAYSSFSTSSGTPDYTLSKSNAASTENMLYKINQWDSSGRHSNGRHSQSLSEGVRQDERLGYLQHLSSSGSHEIPKAEEQPGTRHSRVSIGPVWHVPDMKKSMVSSTPPPTPPTRSDSFAATKVHEKGLITGTSEGLNVHAQLKPQVKALQKAGEIHESTQRSHQVNETGLEGRRDYNLPSKNDSSNPYISSDAHHQYPPHMSSSKTYSLSTTDVRDRHQSHAHVPYHPRQYSDEGTFHAQTRTIPALKPPFSGYFSSMQELPTNIHMQLNSQNQTRKPAASFSGHVGVTSHIAQGMTQASLVRADDSKASSVSEISHSGRDRMSTGSQGGVKDRYFPPQSHHHDTEHKDNNAPFKQSDNHHRIFSAPSNPLNVPDLTKPSELRASQKQHHVSSTEEHSGSYPSSKQPEHRRSAGHLHVKEYSQHPFPTTSESKICPQKTPMLYSLAQEHNDVEDCQNEIHSGSAPQEPLDSQSGKQARRSDRFATTLRNEIQMRRAQLQKSRSAATLESPVEVVEEPAVWKTTGTSSPSSDGCFSSSYKDHLKEAQARVLQATSFRRKDLEPVLFEHPGTEGPTRKDTPPLPGVSEVPPTKPTSGSNQVLRIGSRKRFSAERKVRSFSEPDKIHEVGANESSGLPDNAASLENRHRLFEVAGKPAFPKPMPKQNLQISEDTRHSKTGGMHFSAKSDTAGWSNSESSTPTEHHLNEGQDGPHSVNQQAMLEQQRLGTFAEYEAKWNIQRKAAEPRVSGRYHSADNILDTGSERRSKPSCVHERSRSSPSADFYGQKLLVQEKKSADYSKPEKNICEQEKNSTRLNEKGYSELVCKEKPEAPPLALPEDLEKRALDPPSSHHKTAHHFSDHSTRSEPSAPSKNKSSVLLPHLEKYKCPEGTPPPLSNFQEVQSGSRGGGVLASLSPVNNQSSAPLSVPVPWKSSEQHSKGPTREEELQQELVPPPFPPPPPPAVLPTQQTAGPTQPTMEGQRSPSPQFAPQRLTDKPPVSVSIQDEAPGRMDRVKDENTSVKKVPIKIVHSESDTEKESRQYLDLPIETPVSSQGHGVTHLQSLGNPDQSYSLFCTYTRQKDQGPDLREADMGPLKDQGPQTNVNPVSYTLHGLQTSPSSDQSSNGVSLHPSQSQDDEKRKELVRDIMDKDKSLVDILDQSKMKTTMDLMEGIFPQGEQLLEEAQQRRKAAPKQLSPRNSVEKKEEDSMVAATALVTNSTYYSTSAPKAELLIKMKDMQEQSVEHNSEEELEEDNESDLASKKHELIDSLSKKLQVLREAQESLQEDVQDNNALGEDVEAIVQGVCKTNELEKFRMFVGDLDKVVNLLLSLSGRLARVENALNSLEEDASLEERRTLTEKRKLLIRQHEDAKELKENLDRRERVVYDILASYLSEENMADYEHFVKMKSALIIEQRKLEDKIKLGEEQLKCLMDSLPMDQRTTN from the exons GTGGAAGAGGGCAGCAAGGCCGCAATCGCGAGACTGCAGGTTGGAGATGAGCTCATCAACGTCAACAACATTTCTCTCAGCGGCTACAGACAAGAAGCCATCTGCCTAATCAAGGGCTCCCACAAGACCCTCAGCCTGGTGGTGAAAAG AAGAAATGAACCCATGAGCAGACCTCACTCTTGGCATGCCACCAAGTTTAACGAGAGCCACTCAGATGCCAAAATCCAGTCCACACCCTCACCAGTCTGGCAAACAAGATATGATGCAAG ttcatTCTCTTCTGAACTCTCAACTGGATGGGAGCAAACAAACCTACGGAGAGCATCTGACCAGTTCAGCTCTTTGGGTAGTATGGACAGCCTAGAGCATAGCTCACATCCCTATCCACCTGGTCGTCTTTCCCCAAGCAAGTCCAACAATAACAGCATTGAACATTTAGGCGGTGGTAAACGAGACTCTGCATACAGCTCCTTTTCTACAAGCTCAGGAACACCAGATTACACACTGTCCAAAAGTAACGCTGCATCAACTGAGAACATGCTGTACAAAATTAATCAGTGGGACTCAAGTGGCAGGCACAGCAATGGCAGACATAGCCAAAGCCTAAGTGAAGGTGTACGACAAGATGAGAGGCTTGGATACTTGCAGCATCTCTCAAGTTCAGGAAGCCATGAGATCCCAAAAGCTGAAGAACAACCAGGCACTCGGCATTCAAGAGTTAGTATTGGACCAGTCTGGCATGTCCCAGATATGAAGAAAAGCATGGTATCCTCCACCCCACCTCCTACTCCACCGACACGCAGTGATAGTTTTGCTGCTACCAAGGTTCATGAGAAGGGGTTGATTACAGGAACCTCTGAGGGCCTTAATGTTCATGCCCAGTTAAAGCCTCAGGTAAAAGCATTGCAAAAAGCAGGAGAAATCCATGAAAGCACACAAAGATCTCACCAAGTCAACGAGACTGGTCTTGAGGGTCGACGTGATTATAACCTGCCATCTAAAAATGATTCCTCAAATCCCTACATTTCATCTGATGCCCATCATCAATATCCACCCCATATGTCATCAAGCAAAACATACTCCCTATCAACGACAGACGTCCGAGATAGACACCAATCCCATGCCCATGTTCCATACCATCCACGGCAGTACAGCGACGAGGGTACTTTCCACGCTCAAACAAGGACAATACCAGCACTAAAACCTCCATTTAGTGGCTACTTTAGCAGTATGCAGGAGCTGCCTACAAACATCCACATGCAACTCAATAGCCAGAATCAAACTAGAAAGCCAGCTGCATCATTTTCCGGTCATGTTGGCGTTACCTCTCATATTGCTCAGGGAATGACCCAGGCATCTTTAGTGAGAGCTGATGACTCTAAAGCGTCTTCAGTCTCAGAAATTTCTCACAGTGGACGGGACAGGATGTCTACAGGTTCTCAAGGAGGAGTAAAAGACCGCTATTTCCCACCTCAGTCACATCACCATGATACAGAGCATAAAGACAACAATGCCCCCTTCAAACAAAGTGACAACCACCATCGCATTTTCTCTGCACCAAGTAATCCCTTGAATGTACCTGATTTAACAAAACCTTCTGAATTGAGGGCGAGCCAAAAGCAACACCATGTGTCTAGCACAGAGGAGCATTCTGGTAGTTATCCCTCAAGTAAGCAGCCCGAGCACAGAAGAAGTGCTGGTCATCTCCATGTTAAAGAGTACTCACAACATCCCTTTCCAACTACAAGCGAGTCAAAGATATGTCCTCAGAAAACCCCTATGCTTTATTCTCTGGCCCAAGAACACAATGATGTGGAGGACTGTCAAAATGAGATCCACAGTGGAAGTGCACCACAGGAACCCCTTGACAGTCAGAGTGGCAAACAGGCACGGAGAAGTGACCGATTTGCCACCACCTTGCGCAATGAGATCCAGATGAGAAGGGCCCAGCTTCAGAAGAGTCGAAGTGCAGCCACTTTAGAAAGTCCGGTTGAAGTTGTAGAAGAGCCTGCAGTCTGGAAGACCACTGGGACTTCATCTCCCTCCTCGGATGGCTGCTTTTCCAGCTCTTATAAAGACCATCTGAAAGAAGCGCAAGCCAGAGTCCTCCAGGCTACATCCTTTAGGAGGAAAGACCTAGAGCCAGTCTTGTTTGAGCATCCAGGTACTGAGGGTCCCACTCGGAAAGACACACCTCCACTTCCAGGTGTCTCCGAGGTCCCACCTACTAAACCCACCTCAGGGAGTAATCAGGTGCTTCGCATTGGTAGCCGCAAGCGGTTTTCTGCAGAAAGGAAGGTTCGGTCTTTTTCTGAGCCAGATAAAATTCATGAAGTAGGAGCTAATGAGAGCTCTGGTCTGCCTGATAATGCTGCATCCTTGGAAAATCGGCACAGATTATTTGAGGTAGCGGGGAAACCAGCTTTCCCTAAGCCTATGCCAAAGCAAAACCTACAGATATCTGAAGACACCAGACATTCCAAAACTGGAGGCATGCACTTTTCTGCAAAGAGTGACACAGCAGGGTGGAGTAACAGTGAAAGCTCAACACCCACTGAACACCACCTTAATGAAGGTCAGGATGGCCCTCATTCGGTGAACCAACAAGCCATGCTAGAACAACAGCGACTTGGCACCTTTGCGGAGTACGAGGCCAAATGGAACATCCAAAGGAAAGCGGCCGAACCAAGGGTATCTGGACGATACCACTCCGCTGATAACATCCTTGATACAGGAAGTGAGAGACGGAGTAAGCCCTCCTGTGTGCATGAAAGATCTAGATCGTCCCCTTCTGCTGACTTCTATGGACAG AAACTTCTAGTTCAAGAAAAGAAGTCAGCTGATTATTCTAAGCCTGAGAAAAATATCTGCGAACAGGAGAAGAATAGTACAAG gttaaatGAGAAAGGGTACAGTGAACTCGTATGCAAGGAGAAACCAGAAGCACCTCCTTTGGCTTTGCCTGAAGACCTGGAGAAAAGGGCTTTAGATCCACCTTCCAGTCATCATAAAACTGCTCACCATTTCTCTGACCATAGCACTCGCAGTGAACCATCAGCCCCCTCCAAAAACAAGAGCTCTGTTCTTTTGCCCCATCTGGAGAAGTACAAATGCCCTGAGGGCACACCTCCTCCTCTTAGCAATTTTCAGGAGGTCCAGTCTGGATCACGAGGGGGAGGAGTCTTGGCCTCACTTTCTCCTGTCAACAATCAAAGCTCTGCCCCTCTCTCAGTCCCCGTTCCCTGGAAGAGTTCAGAGCAGCACAGCAAAGGGCCAACACGGGAGGAGGAGCTACAACAAGAGCTTGTGCCTCCTCCCTTTCCACCTCCTCCCCCTCCAGCTGTCCTGCCCACCCAACAAACCGCTGGCCCGACCCAACCCACCATGGAGGGGCAGCGTTCGCCCTCGCCCCAGTTTGCTCCCCAGAGACTGACTGACAAGCCCCCTGTCTCCGTCTCCATAcaggatgaagctcctggaag GATGGATAGGGTTAAAGATGAGAACACGTCAGTGAAGAAAGTTCCCATTAAGATTGTCCACTCCGAGAGtgacacagaaaaagaaagtcgACAATATCTTGACTTGCCCATCGAGACCCCTGTCAGCTCTCAAGGACATGGAGTAACTCATCTGCAGAGTCTGGGAAACCCGGATCAGTCATACTCTCTGTTCTGTACTTACACCAGGCAAAAAGACCAGGGGCCTGATTTGAGAGAAGCAGATATGGGCCCTCTGAAAGACCAGGGTCCACAAACCAATGTGAACCCAGTATCATATACGTTACATGGCCTGCAGACGTCTCCTTCGTCGGATCAAAGCAGCAACGGAGTGTCTTTACATCCCTCGCAGTCACAAGATGAcgaaaaaagaaaggagctTGTTAGAGACATAATGGACAAGGACAAGTCCCTAGTGGACATTTTAGACCAGAGTAAGATGAAGACCACCATGGATCTGATGGAGGGGATTTTCCCTCAAGGAGAGCAGTTACTGGAAGAGGCCCAACAGCGCAGGAAAGCTGCACCTAAACAGCTTTCTCCTCGCAACTCTGTGGAGaa AAAAGAGGAGGACAGCATGGTGGCGGCCACTGCTTTAGTGACTAATTCAACCTACTACAGTACATCTGCACccaaagcagagctgctgattAAGATGAAGGACATGCAGGAACAGAGTGTTGAGCACAACTcagaggaggagctggaggaggacAATGAAAGCGATCTTGCCAGCAAGAAG CATGAGTTGATTGACAGTCTCAGCAAGAAGTTGCAGGTGCTGAGGGAAGCTCAGGAGAGTCTACAGGAGGACGTGCAAGACAACAACGCTCTTGGGGAGGATGTGGAGGCCATCGTGCAGGGTGTCTGCAAGACAAATGAACTCGAAAAGTTCCGTATGTTCGTTGGTGATCTCGATAAAGTGGTCAACCTTCTGCTGTCTTTGTCTGGACGCTTGGCCAGAGTAGAGAACGCCCTGAACAGCCTAGAAGAAGACGCCTCACTGGAGGAGAGG CGGACACTGACAGAGAAACGCAAGCTGCTGATTCGTCAACATGAGGATGCCAAGGAGCTAAAGGAGAACCTCGACAGGAGAGAACGGGTCGTCTACGACATCCTGGCGAGTTACCTGTCAGAAGAGAATATGGCTGACTACGAGCACTTTGTGAAGATGAAGTCTGCCCTTATTATTGAGCAGCGCAAACTCGAGGACAAGATCAAACTGGGGGAGGAGCAGCTCAAGTGTCTGATGGACAGTCTCCCAATGGACCAGAGGACAACCAACTGA
- the shroom2a gene encoding protein Shroom2 isoform X3 — MDTINQYPTDSGFTEGDHRILYSSERAGSFDEHHGNGEGWKVVDVTLSGGAPWGFTLRGGLEHREPLLITKVEEGSKAAIARLQVGDELINVNNISLSGYRQEAICLIKGSHKTLSLVVKRRNEPMSRPHSWHATKFNESHSDAKIQSTPSPVWQTRYDASSFSSELSTGWEQTNLRRASDQFSSLGSMDSLEHSSHPYPPGRLSPSKSNNNSIEHLGGGKRDSAYSSFSTSSGTPDYTLSKSNAASTENMLYKINQWDSSGRHSNGRHSQSLSEGVRQDERLGYLQHLSSSGSHEIPKAEEQPGTRHSRVSIGPVWHVPDMKKSMVSSTPPPTPPTRSDSFAATKVHEKGLITGTSEGLNVHAQLKPQVKALQKAGEIHESTQRSHQVNETGLEGRRDYNLPSKNDSSNPYISSDAHHQYPPHMSSSKTYSLSTTDVRDRHQSHAHVPYHPRQYSDEGTFHAQTRTIPALKPPFSGYFSSMQELPTNIHMQLNSQNQTRKPAASFSGHVGVTSHIAQGMTQASLVRADDSKASSVSEISHSGRDRMSTGSQGGVKDRYFPPQSHHHDTEHKDNNAPFKQSDNHHRIFSAPSNPLNVPDLTKPSELRASQKQHHVSSTEEHSGSYPSSKQPEHRRSAGHLHVKEYSQHPFPTTSESKICPQKTPMLYSLAQEHNDVEDCQNEIHSGSAPQEPLDSQSGKQARRSDRFATTLRNEIQMRRAQLQKSRSAATLESPVEVVEEPAVWKTTGTSSPSSDGCFSSSYKDHLKEAQARVLQATSFRRKDLEPVLFEHPGTEGPTRKDTPPLPGVSEVPPTKPTSGSNQVLRIGSRKRFSAERKVRSFSEPDKIHEVGANESSGLPDNAASLENRHRLFEVAGKPAFPKPMPKQNLQISEDTRHSKTGGMHFSAKSDTAGWSNSESSTPTEHHLNEGQDGPHSVNQQAMLEQQRLGTFAEYEAKWNIQRKAAEPRVSGRYHSADNILDTGSERRSKPSCVHERSRSSPSADFYGQKLLVQEKKSADYSKPEKNICEQEKNSTRLNEKGYSELVCKEKPEAPPLALPEDLEKRALDPPSSHHKTAHHFSDHSTRSEPSAPSKNKSSVLLPHLEKYKCPEGTPPPLSNFQEVQSGSRGGGVLASLSPVNNQSSAPLSVPVPWKSSEQHSKGPTREEELQQELVPPPFPPPPPPAVLPTQQTAGPTQPTMEGQRSPSPQFAPQRLTDKPPVSVSIQDEAPGRMDRVKDENTSVKKVPIKIVHSESDTEKESRQYLDLPIETPVSSQGHGVTHLQSLGNPDQSYSLFCTYTRQKDQGPDLREADMGPLKDQGPQTNVNPVSYTLHGLQTSPSSDQSSNGVSLHPSQSQDDEKRKELVRDIMDKDKSLVDILDQSKMKTTMDLMEGIFPQGEQLLEEAQQRRKAAPKQLSPRNSVENHLWVFRKEEDSMVAATALVTNSTYYSTSAPKAELLIKMKDMQEQSVEHNSEEELEEDNESDLASKKHELIDSLSKKLQVLREAQESLQEDVQDNNALGEDVEAIVQGVCKTNELEKFRMFVGDLDKVVNLLLSLSGRLARVENALNSLEEDASLEERRTLTEKRKLLIRQHEDAKELKENLDRRERVVYDILASYLSEENMADYEHFVKMKSALIIEQRKLEDKIKLGEEQLKCLMDSLPMDQRTTN, encoded by the exons GTGGAAGAGGGCAGCAAGGCCGCAATCGCGAGACTGCAGGTTGGAGATGAGCTCATCAACGTCAACAACATTTCTCTCAGCGGCTACAGACAAGAAGCCATCTGCCTAATCAAGGGCTCCCACAAGACCCTCAGCCTGGTGGTGAAAAG AAGAAATGAACCCATGAGCAGACCTCACTCTTGGCATGCCACCAAGTTTAACGAGAGCCACTCAGATGCCAAAATCCAGTCCACACCCTCACCAGTCTGGCAAACAAGATATGATGCAAG ttcatTCTCTTCTGAACTCTCAACTGGATGGGAGCAAACAAACCTACGGAGAGCATCTGACCAGTTCAGCTCTTTGGGTAGTATGGACAGCCTAGAGCATAGCTCACATCCCTATCCACCTGGTCGTCTTTCCCCAAGCAAGTCCAACAATAACAGCATTGAACATTTAGGCGGTGGTAAACGAGACTCTGCATACAGCTCCTTTTCTACAAGCTCAGGAACACCAGATTACACACTGTCCAAAAGTAACGCTGCATCAACTGAGAACATGCTGTACAAAATTAATCAGTGGGACTCAAGTGGCAGGCACAGCAATGGCAGACATAGCCAAAGCCTAAGTGAAGGTGTACGACAAGATGAGAGGCTTGGATACTTGCAGCATCTCTCAAGTTCAGGAAGCCATGAGATCCCAAAAGCTGAAGAACAACCAGGCACTCGGCATTCAAGAGTTAGTATTGGACCAGTCTGGCATGTCCCAGATATGAAGAAAAGCATGGTATCCTCCACCCCACCTCCTACTCCACCGACACGCAGTGATAGTTTTGCTGCTACCAAGGTTCATGAGAAGGGGTTGATTACAGGAACCTCTGAGGGCCTTAATGTTCATGCCCAGTTAAAGCCTCAGGTAAAAGCATTGCAAAAAGCAGGAGAAATCCATGAAAGCACACAAAGATCTCACCAAGTCAACGAGACTGGTCTTGAGGGTCGACGTGATTATAACCTGCCATCTAAAAATGATTCCTCAAATCCCTACATTTCATCTGATGCCCATCATCAATATCCACCCCATATGTCATCAAGCAAAACATACTCCCTATCAACGACAGACGTCCGAGATAGACACCAATCCCATGCCCATGTTCCATACCATCCACGGCAGTACAGCGACGAGGGTACTTTCCACGCTCAAACAAGGACAATACCAGCACTAAAACCTCCATTTAGTGGCTACTTTAGCAGTATGCAGGAGCTGCCTACAAACATCCACATGCAACTCAATAGCCAGAATCAAACTAGAAAGCCAGCTGCATCATTTTCCGGTCATGTTGGCGTTACCTCTCATATTGCTCAGGGAATGACCCAGGCATCTTTAGTGAGAGCTGATGACTCTAAAGCGTCTTCAGTCTCAGAAATTTCTCACAGTGGACGGGACAGGATGTCTACAGGTTCTCAAGGAGGAGTAAAAGACCGCTATTTCCCACCTCAGTCACATCACCATGATACAGAGCATAAAGACAACAATGCCCCCTTCAAACAAAGTGACAACCACCATCGCATTTTCTCTGCACCAAGTAATCCCTTGAATGTACCTGATTTAACAAAACCTTCTGAATTGAGGGCGAGCCAAAAGCAACACCATGTGTCTAGCACAGAGGAGCATTCTGGTAGTTATCCCTCAAGTAAGCAGCCCGAGCACAGAAGAAGTGCTGGTCATCTCCATGTTAAAGAGTACTCACAACATCCCTTTCCAACTACAAGCGAGTCAAAGATATGTCCTCAGAAAACCCCTATGCTTTATTCTCTGGCCCAAGAACACAATGATGTGGAGGACTGTCAAAATGAGATCCACAGTGGAAGTGCACCACAGGAACCCCTTGACAGTCAGAGTGGCAAACAGGCACGGAGAAGTGACCGATTTGCCACCACCTTGCGCAATGAGATCCAGATGAGAAGGGCCCAGCTTCAGAAGAGTCGAAGTGCAGCCACTTTAGAAAGTCCGGTTGAAGTTGTAGAAGAGCCTGCAGTCTGGAAGACCACTGGGACTTCATCTCCCTCCTCGGATGGCTGCTTTTCCAGCTCTTATAAAGACCATCTGAAAGAAGCGCAAGCCAGAGTCCTCCAGGCTACATCCTTTAGGAGGAAAGACCTAGAGCCAGTCTTGTTTGAGCATCCAGGTACTGAGGGTCCCACTCGGAAAGACACACCTCCACTTCCAGGTGTCTCCGAGGTCCCACCTACTAAACCCACCTCAGGGAGTAATCAGGTGCTTCGCATTGGTAGCCGCAAGCGGTTTTCTGCAGAAAGGAAGGTTCGGTCTTTTTCTGAGCCAGATAAAATTCATGAAGTAGGAGCTAATGAGAGCTCTGGTCTGCCTGATAATGCTGCATCCTTGGAAAATCGGCACAGATTATTTGAGGTAGCGGGGAAACCAGCTTTCCCTAAGCCTATGCCAAAGCAAAACCTACAGATATCTGAAGACACCAGACATTCCAAAACTGGAGGCATGCACTTTTCTGCAAAGAGTGACACAGCAGGGTGGAGTAACAGTGAAAGCTCAACACCCACTGAACACCACCTTAATGAAGGTCAGGATGGCCCTCATTCGGTGAACCAACAAGCCATGCTAGAACAACAGCGACTTGGCACCTTTGCGGAGTACGAGGCCAAATGGAACATCCAAAGGAAAGCGGCCGAACCAAGGGTATCTGGACGATACCACTCCGCTGATAACATCCTTGATACAGGAAGTGAGAGACGGAGTAAGCCCTCCTGTGTGCATGAAAGATCTAGATCGTCCCCTTCTGCTGACTTCTATGGACAG AAACTTCTAGTTCAAGAAAAGAAGTCAGCTGATTATTCTAAGCCTGAGAAAAATATCTGCGAACAGGAGAAGAATAGTACAAG gttaaatGAGAAAGGGTACAGTGAACTCGTATGCAAGGAGAAACCAGAAGCACCTCCTTTGGCTTTGCCTGAAGACCTGGAGAAAAGGGCTTTAGATCCACCTTCCAGTCATCATAAAACTGCTCACCATTTCTCTGACCATAGCACTCGCAGTGAACCATCAGCCCCCTCCAAAAACAAGAGCTCTGTTCTTTTGCCCCATCTGGAGAAGTACAAATGCCCTGAGGGCACACCTCCTCCTCTTAGCAATTTTCAGGAGGTCCAGTCTGGATCACGAGGGGGAGGAGTCTTGGCCTCACTTTCTCCTGTCAACAATCAAAGCTCTGCCCCTCTCTCAGTCCCCGTTCCCTGGAAGAGTTCAGAGCAGCACAGCAAAGGGCCAACACGGGAGGAGGAGCTACAACAAGAGCTTGTGCCTCCTCCCTTTCCACCTCCTCCCCCTCCAGCTGTCCTGCCCACCCAACAAACCGCTGGCCCGACCCAACCCACCATGGAGGGGCAGCGTTCGCCCTCGCCCCAGTTTGCTCCCCAGAGACTGACTGACAAGCCCCCTGTCTCCGTCTCCATAcaggatgaagctcctggaag GATGGATAGGGTTAAAGATGAGAACACGTCAGTGAAGAAAGTTCCCATTAAGATTGTCCACTCCGAGAGtgacacagaaaaagaaagtcgACAATATCTTGACTTGCCCATCGAGACCCCTGTCAGCTCTCAAGGACATGGAGTAACTCATCTGCAGAGTCTGGGAAACCCGGATCAGTCATACTCTCTGTTCTGTACTTACACCAGGCAAAAAGACCAGGGGCCTGATTTGAGAGAAGCAGATATGGGCCCTCTGAAAGACCAGGGTCCACAAACCAATGTGAACCCAGTATCATATACGTTACATGGCCTGCAGACGTCTCCTTCGTCGGATCAAAGCAGCAACGGAGTGTCTTTACATCCCTCGCAGTCACAAGATGAcgaaaaaagaaaggagctTGTTAGAGACATAATGGACAAGGACAAGTCCCTAGTGGACATTTTAGACCAGAGTAAGATGAAGACCACCATGGATCTGATGGAGGGGATTTTCCCTCAAGGAGAGCAGTTACTGGAAGAGGCCCAACAGCGCAGGAAAGCTGCACCTAAACAGCTTTCTCCTCGCAACTCTGTGGAGaa TCACCTGTGGGTTTTCAGAAAAGAGGAGGACAGCATGGTGGCGGCCACTGCTTTAGTGACTAATTCAACCTACTACAGTACATCTGCACccaaagcagagctgctgattAAGATGAAGGACATGCAGGAACAGAGTGTTGAGCACAACTcagaggaggagctggaggaggacAATGAAAGCGATCTTGCCAGCAAGAAG CATGAGTTGATTGACAGTCTCAGCAAGAAGTTGCAGGTGCTGAGGGAAGCTCAGGAGAGTCTACAGGAGGACGTGCAAGACAACAACGCTCTTGGGGAGGATGTGGAGGCCATCGTGCAGGGTGTCTGCAAGACAAATGAACTCGAAAAGTTCCGTATGTTCGTTGGTGATCTCGATAAAGTGGTCAACCTTCTGCTGTCTTTGTCTGGACGCTTGGCCAGAGTAGAGAACGCCCTGAACAGCCTAGAAGAAGACGCCTCACTGGAGGAGAGG CGGACACTGACAGAGAAACGCAAGCTGCTGATTCGTCAACATGAGGATGCCAAGGAGCTAAAGGAGAACCTCGACAGGAGAGAACGGGTCGTCTACGACATCCTGGCGAGTTACCTGTCAGAAGAGAATATGGCTGACTACGAGCACTTTGTGAAGATGAAGTCTGCCCTTATTATTGAGCAGCGCAAACTCGAGGACAAGATCAAACTGGGGGAGGAGCAGCTCAAGTGTCTGATGGACAGTCTCCCAATGGACCAGAGGACAACCAACTGA